A window of the Lolium perenne isolate Kyuss_39 chromosome 7, Kyuss_2.0, whole genome shotgun sequence genome harbors these coding sequences:
- the LOC127314196 gene encoding uncharacterized protein isoform X2, which produces MKKPSNINPSYNVDVILDLDIPSSHCLQIMRRICHPNILRLEGYVTNKSDKIPGVFLEPLSGRLFDYLMTRFSLANKLDIVPSQGFQHIVRQIVNGLAELAANGEYHGNLRLENTYYQIVGDDFVVKLAGFTRKDLKNVDEGLMLDLNGLGFELEVILNRIRSENKQYQCLLLQDLVDKLKSFTLELVPNFREKILDYVFFWDKKKRTAFFTCTVPNRLNDPTFQKKVIQFHNCNIPWDSSHFHGLKDAMNDYQFRKFKSKYNGKNKVHHFRFASGAYTHEEQIQDALPNKLSVDDIIQLCDLMIFLEAHKLLS; this is translated from the exons ATGAAGAAACCCAGCAATATCAATCCATCCTACAATGTGGATGTGATCTTGGATCTGGACATCCCGTCGTCGCATTGTTTGCAGATTATGCGGAGGATTTGCCACCCAAATATTCTACGTCTCGAAGGTTATGTTACAAACAAATCCGACAAGATACCTGGAGTTTTTTTGGAACCACTTTCTGGTCGGCTCTTTGATTACCTTATGACCAGATTTTCTTTGGCGAATAAGCTTGACATTGTGCCTTCACAGGGATTCCAGCATATAGTAAG GCAAATTGTGAATGGGCTCGCCGAGTTGGCAGCAAATGGTGAATATCATGGGAATTTGCGACTGGAGAACACTTATTATCAGATTGTGGGGGACGATTTTGTCGTGAAACTTGCAGGATTTACCCGGAAAG ATTTGAAAAATGTTGATGAAGGTttgatgttagacttaaatggtcTGGGGTTTGAACTTGAGGTGATATTAAATCGTATAAGATCTGAAAACAAGCAATATCAGTGCCTTTTACTTCAGGATTTGGTGGACAAATTGAAGTCTTTCACTCT TGAACTTGTACCTAACTTCCGAGAAAAGATTCTGGATTATGTATTCTTCTGGGACAAGAAGAAACGAACTGCCTTCTTTACCTGTACTGTTCCAAATAGACTAAATGACCCTACATTTCAAAAGAAGGTTATCCAGTTCCACAATTGTAACATCCCATGGGACAGTTCTCATTTTCATGGCTTGAAAGATGCCATGAATGATTACCAGTTCAGGAAGTTTAAAAGTAAATACAATGGTAAAAATAAGGTCCACCATTTCAGATTTGCTAGCGGCGCTTATACGCACGAGGAACAAATTCAG GACGCCCTACCTAACAAGCTATCGGTAGATGATATCATCCAATTGTGTGACCTCATGATCTTTCTCGAAGCACACAAGCTTCTATCTTAG